The proteins below come from a single Thermopolyspora flexuosa genomic window:
- the ruvC gene encoding crossover junction endodeoxyribonuclease RuvC, protein MRVLGIDPGLTRCGLGAVEGRPGSPLTLVRAGVVRTPAGDDIGARLVALEAGVEEWLEEIRPDVVAVERLFAQVNIRTVMGVAQASGVIIACAARRGLPVALHTPSEVKAAITGYGNADKRQIGAMVTRLLRLDAPPKPADAADALALAICHVWRGGASERLAAAVARAREGLRSAGPGAGAGTGRAPSPRRAVE, encoded by the coding sequence GTGCGGGTGCTGGGCATCGACCCGGGATTGACCCGATGCGGGCTCGGTGCCGTCGAGGGGCGGCCCGGCAGCCCGCTCACCCTGGTGCGGGCGGGGGTGGTGCGCACCCCGGCCGGGGACGACATCGGCGCGCGGCTCGTCGCGCTCGAGGCGGGCGTCGAGGAGTGGCTGGAGGAGATCCGGCCCGACGTGGTCGCGGTGGAGCGCCTGTTCGCCCAGGTCAACATCCGCACCGTGATGGGGGTGGCGCAGGCCTCCGGCGTGATCATCGCCTGCGCGGCGCGGCGCGGGCTCCCCGTCGCGCTGCACACGCCGAGCGAGGTGAAGGCCGCGATCACCGGGTACGGCAACGCCGACAAGCGGCAGATCGGCGCCATGGTCACCCGGCTGCTGCGCCTCGACGCGCCGCCCAAGCCCGCCGACGCCGCGGACGCGCTCGCGCTCGCCATCTGCCACGTGTGGCGGGGCGGGGCGAGCGAGCGCCTCGCCGCCGCCGTCGCCAGGGCCCGCGAGGGCCTGCGGTCCGCCGGTCCGGGGGCCGGGGCGGGCACCGGGCGGGCGCCGTCACCGAGGAGGGCCGTGGAGTGA
- the ruvA gene encoding Holliday junction branch migration protein RuvA, translating to MIASVEGTVAAIRPGAAVIEVGGVGMLVHCTPATLGTLRVGERARLATSLVVREDSLTLYGFADEDERAVFDLLQTASGVGPRLALAMLAVHTPNALRVAVASADVKALTQVPGIGPKGAQRIIVELKNKLGTPEEAVNAALGSDGRARPPWREQVHSGLVGLGYSARDADEAVAAVAPQADAEIAAGRTPDVAALLKAALRVLSVR from the coding sequence GTGATCGCCTCCGTCGAGGGCACGGTCGCCGCGATCCGGCCGGGCGCCGCCGTGATCGAGGTCGGCGGCGTGGGCATGCTCGTGCACTGCACCCCCGCCACCCTCGGCACGCTGCGCGTGGGGGAGCGGGCCCGGCTCGCCACCTCGCTCGTGGTGCGCGAGGACTCGCTCACCCTGTACGGCTTCGCCGACGAGGACGAGCGCGCCGTCTTCGACCTGCTGCAGACCGCGAGCGGCGTCGGCCCCCGCCTGGCGCTGGCGATGCTCGCGGTGCACACCCCGAACGCGCTGCGGGTCGCGGTGGCGAGCGCCGACGTCAAGGCGCTCACCCAGGTGCCGGGCATCGGCCCGAAGGGCGCCCAGCGCATCATCGTGGAGCTGAAGAACAAGCTCGGCACGCCCGAGGAGGCGGTGAACGCGGCCCTCGGCTCCGACGGCCGGGCGCGGCCGCCGTGGCGCGAGCAGGTGCACTCCGGCCTGGTCGGCCTCGGCTACTCGGCCCGGGACGCCGACGAGGCGGTCGCCGCGGTCGCCCCGCAGGCCGACGCCGAGATCGCGGCCGGCCGTACCCCCGACGTGGCCGCCCTGCTCAAGGCCGCCCTGCGGGTGCTCAGCGTCCGGTAG
- the ruvB gene encoding Holliday junction branch migration DNA helicase RuvB has product MNDDRELVSPDAAGDERAIEAALRPKRLDEFIGQARVREQLSLVLQSALARGRPPDHILMSGSPGLGKTTLAMIIAAELGVPLRVTSGPALERAGDLAAILSTLSEGEVLFIDEIHRTSRPAQEMLYLAMEDFRVDIVVGKGPGATAIPLDIAPFTLVGATTRAGLLPAPLRDRFGFVAHMDFYDVAELEQVLHRSARLLSVNLPPDGAHEIARRSRGTPRIANRLLRRVRDYAEVRADGVVSREVAAAALDLYEVDSEGLDRLDRAVLHALLHRFGGGPVGLSTLAVAVGEEPETVEVVAEPFLVRQGLLARTPRGRVATAAAWLHMGLTPPPDAVGASPAVPDGEPVPGTDTAAAGDPEAAAG; this is encoded by the coding sequence ATGAACGATGATCGCGAGCTGGTGTCGCCCGACGCCGCCGGGGACGAGCGGGCGATCGAGGCGGCGCTGCGCCCCAAGCGGCTGGACGAGTTCATCGGCCAGGCGCGGGTGCGCGAGCAGCTCTCGCTCGTGCTGCAGAGCGCGCTCGCCCGCGGCCGCCCGCCGGACCACATCCTGATGAGCGGCTCGCCGGGGCTCGGCAAGACCACCCTCGCGATGATCATCGCGGCCGAGCTGGGGGTGCCGCTGCGGGTCACCTCCGGCCCGGCGCTGGAGCGCGCCGGGGACCTCGCGGCGATCCTCTCCACGCTGTCGGAGGGGGAGGTGCTGTTCATCGACGAGATCCACCGCACCTCCCGGCCCGCCCAGGAGATGCTCTACCTGGCGATGGAGGACTTCCGCGTCGACATCGTCGTGGGCAAGGGGCCGGGCGCGACCGCGATCCCGCTCGACATCGCGCCGTTCACGCTGGTCGGGGCGACCACCCGGGCCGGGCTGCTGCCCGCGCCGCTGCGCGACCGGTTCGGCTTCGTGGCGCACATGGACTTCTACGACGTGGCCGAGCTGGAGCAGGTGCTGCACCGCTCGGCCCGGCTGCTGTCGGTGAACCTGCCGCCGGACGGCGCCCACGAGATCGCCCGCCGCTCCCGGGGCACGCCCCGTATCGCCAACCGGCTGCTGCGACGGGTGCGCGACTACGCCGAGGTGCGCGCCGACGGGGTGGTCTCCCGCGAGGTCGCCGCCGCCGCGCTCGACCTGTACGAGGTGGACTCCGAGGGGCTCGACCGGCTCGACCGCGCGGTGCTGCACGCGCTGCTGCACAGGTTCGGCGGCGGCCCGGTCGGGCTGTCCACGCTCGCCGTGGCGGTCGGCGAGGAGCCGGAGACGGTCGAGGTGGTCGCCGAGCCGTTCCTGGTACGGCAGGGCCTGCTCGCCCGCACCCCGCGCGGCCGGGTGGCCACCGCCGCCGCGTGGCTGCACATGGGCCTCACCCCGCCCCCGGACGCGGTCGGCGCGTCCCCGGCCGTCCCGGACGGCGAACCCGTCCCCGGAACCGATACGGCGGCGGCCGGTGACCCGGAGGCCGCGGCCGGGTAG
- the yajC gene encoding preprotein translocase subunit YajC translates to MQGNPIGTFLPLILLLVVFYFLLIRPQRKRQQEHLRMQQSLTPGTRVMTTTGLFGTVTAVDDDEMVLEIAPGVETRWLKAAVGRVITPGEERPGGASASAAEGEGTQGTGDDGEGSATKS, encoded by the coding sequence GTGCAGGGCAATCCGATTGGGACATTTCTGCCGCTGATTCTGCTGCTCGTGGTGTTCTACTTCCTGCTCATCCGCCCCCAGCGGAAACGGCAGCAGGAACACCTGCGCATGCAGCAGAGCCTGACGCCCGGCACCCGGGTGATGACGACCACCGGTCTGTTCGGCACCGTGACCGCCGTCGACGACGACGAGATGGTGCTGGAGATCGCCCCGGGCGTCGAGACCCGCTGGCTCAAGGCCGCGGTCGGCCGGGTGATCACGCCCGGCGAGGAGCGGCCGGGCGGCGCATCCGCTTCCGCCGCCGAGGGTGAGGGCACCCAGGGCACCGGCGACGACGGGGAGGGGTCCGCCACGAAGTCCTGA
- the secD gene encoding protein translocase subunit SecD, whose protein sequence is MAALVAQQGAFVPRYGLDLAGGTTVTLSPVTPDGSRPSRESLDLAVDIIRDRVNGSGISDAETVRSGDTIVVSVPGRGRQEILELVGTTAELRFRPVLAVAPARADAAGAPTPPGTPAASARPEPSAPASPRASGRPYPPATPDPAATPGAPPGGGQGTPAAPDPLAGVDLTGIESALAEEFRRIDCSARSRGQGVPDDPGARIVACSQDGSSRYILDRAAVRGVDVADATAGVDPASGEWIVTAEFTGLGATEFARVTGRLTGLPEPRNRLAVVLDGVVVSAPAIREAVPGGTARIGGDFTRETATRLAHQLRYGALPLRFEPGTVEEISSTLGADQLRGGLLAGGLGLLAVVGYALLYYRGLGLVAVSSLAVAALLTYLSVAVLGAYAGFRLSLPHIVGLIVSIGVTADSFIVYFERIRDGLRAGRPLPLAVETGWRRARRTILVADAVTLIAAVTLYLLAVGGVAGFAFAMGLTTLIDLAVVFLFTRPLVTLLARLRFFAEGHRLSGLARPRRTVGAEPAPRGT, encoded by the coding sequence ATGGCCGCGCTGGTCGCCCAGCAGGGGGCGTTCGTCCCCCGGTACGGCCTCGACCTGGCGGGCGGCACCACCGTGACGCTGTCGCCGGTCACGCCCGACGGGAGCAGGCCTTCCCGGGAGAGCCTCGACCTGGCCGTGGACATCATCCGCGACCGGGTGAACGGCTCCGGCATCTCCGACGCCGAGACCGTCCGCTCGGGGGACACCATCGTCGTCTCCGTGCCCGGCAGGGGCCGGCAGGAGATCCTCGAGCTCGTCGGCACCACCGCCGAGCTGCGTTTCCGGCCGGTGCTCGCGGTGGCCCCCGCGCGTGCGGACGCCGCCGGCGCACCGACCCCGCCGGGCACGCCGGCCGCCTCCGCACGCCCGGAGCCGTCCGCCCCGGCGTCCCCCCGGGCGTCCGGCCGGCCGTACCCGCCGGCGACCCCTGACCCCGCGGCGACCCCGGGCGCCCCGCCCGGCGGCGGGCAGGGCACCCCCGCCGCCCCCGACCCGCTCGCGGGCGTCGACCTCACCGGCATCGAGTCCGCCCTGGCCGAGGAGTTCCGCCGGATCGACTGCTCCGCCCGCTCCCGCGGCCAGGGCGTGCCCGACGACCCCGGCGCGCGGATCGTCGCCTGCAGCCAGGACGGCTCGTCCCGCTACATCCTCGACCGGGCGGCCGTGCGGGGCGTCGACGTCGCGGACGCCACCGCGGGCGTCGACCCGGCCAGTGGCGAGTGGATCGTCACCGCCGAGTTCACCGGCCTGGGCGCCACCGAGTTCGCCCGCGTCACCGGGCGGCTCACCGGCCTGCCCGAGCCGCGCAACCGGCTCGCCGTGGTCCTCGACGGCGTCGTGGTCTCCGCGCCCGCGATCCGCGAGGCGGTCCCCGGCGGCACCGCCCGCATCGGCGGCGACTTCACCCGGGAGACCGCCACCCGGCTCGCCCACCAGCTCCGGTACGGCGCGCTGCCGCTGCGGTTCGAGCCCGGCACGGTCGAGGAGATCTCCTCCACGCTCGGCGCCGACCAGCTCCGCGGCGGCCTGCTCGCGGGCGGCCTCGGCCTGCTCGCGGTCGTCGGCTACGCGCTGCTGTACTACCGGGGCCTCGGCCTGGTCGCGGTGTCGAGCCTCGCGGTGGCCGCGCTGCTCACCTACCTGAGCGTGGCCGTGCTCGGCGCGTACGCCGGGTTCCGGCTCTCGCTGCCGCACATCGTCGGCCTCATCGTCTCCATCGGCGTCACCGCCGACTCGTTCATCGTCTACTTCGAGCGCATCCGCGACGGGCTGCGGGCCGGGCGGCCGCTGCCGCTCGCCGTGGAGACCGGCTGGCGCCGGGCGCGGCGCACCATCCTCGTCGCCGACGCGGTCACCCTCATCGCGGCCGTGACCCTCTACCTGCTCGCGGTCGGCGGCGTGGCCGGGTTCGCGTTCGCCATGGGCCTCACCACGCTGATCGACCTCGCGGTGGTGTTCCTGTTCACCAGGCCCCTCGTCACCCTGCTCGCCCGGCTGCGGTTCTTCGCCGAGGGGCACCGGCTGTCCGGGCTCGCCCGGCCCCGCCGTACCGTGGGCGCCGAGCCCGCCCCGCGGGGGACGTGA
- the secF gene encoding protein translocase subunit SecF encodes MGPGRLRRDGADLDILGRRRLWYGLSLALLALSLAGLLGRGLNLGVEFTGGSVFTFTSASATVEEVRDAVGGALRGSGDEQVIVQRTGAHGWRVTTGLTAGDRASDEQVERVRRALAARFGLPPGEVGVQVIGASWGGRVTERAVLGLAVLLIAVIGYLSFAFEWRMALAAVAALGHDLVVTAGVYAWSGFEVTPATLLGFLTILGYSLYDAVVVFDMIKEVTARLGSTGKMTYTQAANRALNATLVRSLNTTLVAILPVASILFIGTTLLGAGTLKDLSLALFVGMIVGTYSSLCVATPLLVALKEREPRYAALARRVAGRDRALAGAGRAAPGDRAARAGRGPATTAHKRRKRQS; translated from the coding sequence ATGGGGCCGGGACGGCTGCGCCGCGACGGGGCGGACCTCGACATCCTCGGCCGCCGCAGGCTGTGGTACGGCCTGTCGCTGGCGCTGCTCGCGCTGTCGCTCGCCGGGCTGCTCGGCCGCGGGCTCAACCTCGGCGTGGAGTTCACCGGCGGCTCGGTCTTCACCTTCACCTCCGCCTCGGCCACGGTCGAGGAGGTGCGCGACGCGGTGGGCGGCGCGCTCCGCGGGAGCGGCGACGAGCAGGTGATCGTGCAGCGCACCGGCGCGCACGGCTGGCGCGTCACCACCGGGCTCACCGCCGGCGACCGCGCGTCCGACGAGCAGGTGGAGCGGGTACGGCGGGCTCTCGCGGCGCGGTTCGGCCTGCCCCCGGGCGAGGTCGGCGTCCAGGTGATCGGCGCCTCCTGGGGCGGCCGGGTCACCGAGCGGGCCGTGCTCGGCCTCGCCGTGCTGCTGATCGCGGTGATCGGCTACCTGTCGTTCGCCTTCGAGTGGCGCATGGCGCTCGCCGCGGTCGCCGCGCTCGGCCACGACCTGGTCGTCACCGCGGGCGTGTACGCCTGGTCGGGCTTCGAGGTGACCCCGGCCACCCTGCTCGGATTCCTCACCATCCTGGGATACTCGCTGTACGACGCGGTCGTCGTCTTCGACATGATCAAGGAGGTCACCGCCAGGCTCGGCAGCACCGGAAAGATGACCTACACCCAGGCCGCGAACCGCGCGCTCAACGCGACCCTGGTCCGCTCGCTCAACACCACGCTCGTGGCGATCCTACCGGTGGCGTCGATCCTGTTCATCGGCACCACGCTGCTCGGCGCGGGTACGCTGAAGGACCTGTCGCTCGCGCTGTTCGTCGGCATGATCGTCGGAACCTACTCCTCGCTGTGCGTGGCCACCCCGCTGCTGGTCGCGCTGAAGGAGCGGGAGCCGCGGTACGCCGCCCTCGCCAGGCGGGTGGCCGGACGCGACCGGGCGCTCGCCGGGGCGGGCAGGGCCGCTCCGGGCGACCGGGCGGCGCGGGCCGGTCGCGGCCCGGCGACCACGGCGCACAAACGCAGGAAGAGACAGAGTTGA
- a CDS encoding adenine phosphoribosyltransferase, whose product MGATDVSALILSRIRDVPDYPKPGVLFKDITPLLADHDAFSVVVDELAAGLEVDKVVGIEARGFILAAPVAYRCGAGFVPVRKKGKLPAETLSASYDLEYGSAVIEVHRDAFGPGDRVLIVDDVLATGGTALAAVELIRGAGAEVVGVSVLLELAFLKGRSRLSDVDLRSLVVV is encoded by the coding sequence ATGGGTGCGACGGACGTCTCCGCGCTGATCCTCAGCCGGATCCGCGACGTGCCGGACTATCCGAAGCCCGGTGTGCTGTTCAAGGACATCACGCCGCTGCTCGCCGACCACGACGCGTTCTCCGTGGTGGTGGACGAGCTCGCCGCCGGGCTCGAGGTCGACAAGGTCGTCGGCATCGAGGCGCGCGGCTTCATCCTCGCCGCCCCCGTGGCGTACCGGTGCGGAGCCGGGTTCGTCCCCGTACGCAAGAAGGGCAAACTGCCCGCAGAGACGCTCTCGGCGTCCTACGATCTGGAGTACGGCTCCGCCGTCATCGAGGTGCACCGGGACGCCTTCGGCCCGGGCGACCGTGTGCTCATTGTCGACGACGTGCTCGCCACGGGGGGTACGGCCTTGGCGGCGGTGGAGTTGATCAGAGGTGCGGGCGCCGAGGTGGTCGGCGTCTCGGTGCTTCTGGAGCTGGCCTTCCTCAAGGGTCGCAGCCGGTTGAGCGATGTCGATCTGCGCTCTCTGGTGGTCGTCTGA
- a CDS encoding RelA/SpoT family protein, translating into MNPVLEPLFKTVRATHPKADLRILEHAYDVAAYHHRGQKRKSGDPYITHPLAVATILAELGSDVETLAAALLHDTIEDTAYSLEELRADFGPTIAALVDGVTKLDKVKFGDAAQAETVRKMVVAMSRDIRVLVIKLADRLHNMRTMRYLPPHKREQKSRETLEIFAPLAHRLGMNTIKWELEDLAFSMLYPKRYAEISRMVSERAPRRDLYLQEVIEKVSADLREAKIKATVMGRPKHYYSIYQKMIARNVSFDEIYDLVGIRVLVDTVRDCYAALGTIHARWNPVPGRFKDYIAMPKFNMYQSLHTTVIGPGGKPVELQIRTRAMHHRAEYGVAAHWKYKEEMNSGGGQKVKPVTDMAWLRQLLDWQKETSDPGEFLESLRFDLSVSEVYVFTPRGDVIALPEGATPVDFAYAVHTEVGHRCIGARVNGRLVPLESRLNTGDTVEIFTSKSPDAGPSRDWLKFVKSGRARNKIRQWFSKERRETAIEAGKEAIGRAMRKQGLPLQRMMSGETLLALARDLRYPDVSALYAAVGEGHIAAQTVVQKLVQSVGGVEGAEEDLAETSVPTRLRKRDRFRERPHNAGVVVAGDPDVWVRLSRCCTPVPGDEIIGFVTRGHGVSVHRTNCPNVQQLKEQKDRLVEVTWCPTEDSVFLVAIQVEALDRPRLLSDVTRTLSDHHVNILSASVTTSRDRVAISRFTFEMGDPKHLGHVLKAVRGVQGVYDVYRVSGAGS; encoded by the coding sequence GTGAATCCGGTACTCGAACCGCTCTTCAAGACCGTCCGCGCCACCCATCCCAAGGCGGACCTGCGGATCCTCGAGCACGCCTACGACGTCGCGGCCTACCACCACCGCGGCCAGAAGCGCAAGAGCGGCGACCCGTACATCACCCACCCGCTCGCCGTCGCCACCATCCTCGCCGAGCTCGGCAGCGACGTGGAGACGCTCGCCGCCGCGCTGCTCCACGACACCATCGAGGACACCGCCTACAGCCTGGAGGAGCTGCGGGCCGACTTCGGCCCCACCATCGCGGCGCTCGTCGACGGCGTCACCAAGCTCGACAAGGTGAAGTTCGGCGACGCGGCCCAGGCGGAGACCGTCCGCAAGATGGTCGTCGCGATGTCCAGGGACATCCGGGTGCTGGTGATCAAGCTCGCGGACCGGCTGCACAACATGCGCACCATGCGCTACCTGCCGCCGCACAAGCGCGAGCAGAAGTCCCGGGAGACGCTGGAGATCTTCGCGCCGCTCGCCCACCGCCTCGGCATGAACACCATCAAGTGGGAGCTCGAGGACCTGGCGTTCAGCATGCTCTACCCCAAGCGGTACGCCGAGATCTCCCGCATGGTGTCCGAGCGCGCGCCCCGCCGGGACCTGTACCTCCAGGAGGTGATCGAGAAGGTCTCCGCCGACCTCCGCGAGGCGAAGATCAAGGCGACGGTCATGGGCCGTCCCAAGCACTACTACTCGATCTACCAGAAGATGATCGCCCGCAACGTCAGCTTCGACGAGATCTACGACCTGGTGGGCATCCGGGTCCTCGTCGACACGGTGCGGGACTGCTACGCGGCGCTTGGGACGATTCACGCGCGATGGAACCCGGTGCCCGGCCGGTTCAAGGACTACATCGCGATGCCCAAGTTCAACATGTACCAGTCGCTGCACACCACGGTGATCGGGCCCGGGGGCAAGCCGGTGGAGCTGCAGATCCGCACCCGGGCGATGCACCACCGGGCCGAGTACGGCGTGGCCGCGCACTGGAAGTACAAGGAGGAGATGAACTCCGGCGGCGGCCAGAAGGTCAAGCCGGTCACCGACATGGCCTGGCTGCGCCAGCTCCTCGACTGGCAGAAGGAGACCTCCGACCCGGGCGAGTTCCTCGAGTCGCTCCGCTTCGACCTGTCGGTCTCCGAGGTCTACGTCTTCACCCCGCGCGGCGACGTGATCGCGCTGCCCGAGGGCGCGACCCCGGTGGACTTCGCCTACGCGGTGCACACCGAGGTCGGGCACCGGTGCATCGGCGCCCGGGTGAACGGCCGGCTCGTGCCGCTGGAGTCCCGGCTGAACACCGGCGACACCGTGGAGATCTTCACCTCCAAGTCGCCGGACGCCGGGCCGTCCCGGGACTGGCTGAAGTTCGTCAAGAGCGGCCGGGCCCGCAACAAGATCCGCCAGTGGTTCTCCAAGGAGCGCCGGGAGACCGCGATCGAGGCGGGCAAGGAGGCGATCGGCCGGGCGATGCGCAAGCAGGGCCTGCCGCTGCAGCGCATGATGTCCGGCGAGACCCTGCTCGCCCTCGCCCGCGACCTGCGCTACCCCGACGTCTCCGCGCTGTACGCGGCGGTGGGGGAGGGCCACATCGCGGCCCAGACGGTCGTGCAGAAGCTCGTCCAGTCGGTCGGCGGCGTCGAGGGCGCCGAGGAGGACCTCGCCGAGACCTCGGTGCCGACCCGGTTGCGCAAGCGCGACCGGTTCCGGGAGCGCCCGCACAACGCGGGCGTGGTGGTCGCCGGCGATCCGGACGTGTGGGTACGGCTGTCGCGCTGCTGCACCCCGGTCCCCGGCGACGAGATCATCGGCTTCGTCACCCGCGGCCACGGGGTGTCGGTGCACCGCACCAACTGCCCCAACGTCCAGCAGCTCAAGGAGCAGAAGGACCGCCTGGTCGAGGTCACCTGGTGCCCGACCGAGGACTCGGTGTTCCTCGTCGCGATCCAGGTGGAGGCGCTGGACCGGCCGCGCCTGCTGTCGGACGTCACCCGCACGCTGTCCGACCACCACGTGAACATCCTGTCGGCCTCGGTCACCACCTCCCGCGACCGGGTGGCGATCAGCAGGTTCACCTTCGAGATGGGCGACCCCAAGCACCTCGGCCACGTGCTCAAGGCGGTGCGCGGGGTGCAGGGCGTCTACGACGTCTACCGGGTGAGCGGCGCCGGCTCCTGA
- a CDS encoding DUF349 domain-containing protein, whose product MTVREDTVSTDPWGRVDDDGTVYVRTAEGERAVGSWQAGDPAEALAYYRRKFEELATQVELLEQRVRGTDLPPAQAEASILKLREAVATANAVGDLDSLQRRLTGLSELVAKRREELKAARELQRAAAREVKERIVAEAERIAEHTTHWKSGGERLRQLVEEWKAAERVDRATEAALWKRLSAARTAFAKRRKAYFAGLDQQREAIRQEKERIVAEAEALADSTDWSGTAAAYRELMRRWKAAGRASREVEEELWARFKAAQDRFFQARAAVYAERDAELRENAAAKEQLLAEAEKLLPVTDARAARQHFRSILERWEAIGPVPRDVRDRLEGGLRRVDDALRKAEEAEWKRTNPEARARAQATVEQLRRSIEQLEQRLAKAQAAGNAKEAKEAEEALAARRSWLVEAERTLAEFSGGSV is encoded by the coding sequence ATGACAGTGCGGGAGGACACGGTGAGCACCGACCCGTGGGGCCGGGTAGACGACGACGGCACCGTCTACGTGCGTACGGCCGAGGGAGAACGGGCCGTCGGGTCCTGGCAGGCGGGTGATCCCGCGGAGGCGCTGGCGTACTACCGCCGCAAGTTCGAGGAACTCGCCACCCAGGTCGAGCTGCTCGAGCAGCGGGTACGCGGCACCGATCTGCCCCCCGCGCAGGCCGAGGCTTCCATCCTCAAACTGCGCGAGGCCGTCGCCACCGCGAACGCGGTGGGCGACCTGGACTCCCTCCAGCGGCGGCTCACCGGCCTGTCGGAGCTGGTCGCCAAGCGCCGCGAGGAGCTCAAGGCCGCCCGCGAGCTCCAGCGCGCGGCCGCCCGTGAAGTGAAGGAGCGCATCGTCGCCGAGGCGGAGCGCATCGCCGAGCACACCACTCACTGGAAGTCGGGCGGCGAGCGGCTGCGCCAGCTCGTCGAGGAGTGGAAGGCCGCCGAGCGCGTGGACCGGGCCACCGAGGCCGCCCTGTGGAAGCGGCTCTCCGCCGCCCGCACCGCCTTCGCCAAGCGCCGCAAGGCGTACTTCGCCGGTCTCGACCAGCAGCGCGAGGCGATCCGGCAGGAGAAGGAGCGCATCGTCGCCGAGGCCGAGGCCCTCGCCGACTCCACCGACTGGAGCGGCACCGCCGCCGCCTACCGTGAGCTGATGCGCCGGTGGAAGGCCGCCGGGCGCGCCTCCCGGGAGGTCGAGGAGGAGCTGTGGGCGCGCTTCAAGGCGGCCCAGGACCGGTTCTTCCAGGCGCGCGCCGCGGTCTACGCCGAGCGTGACGCCGAGCTGCGGGAGAACGCCGCGGCCAAGGAGCAGCTGCTCGCCGAGGCGGAGAAGCTGCTGCCGGTGACCGACGCGCGGGCCGCGCGCCAGCACTTCCGCTCGATCCTGGAGCGGTGGGAGGCGATCGGGCCGGTGCCGCGCGACGTCCGGGACCGGCTCGAGGGCGGCCTGCGGCGCGTCGACGACGCGCTGCGCAAGGCCGAGGAGGCCGAGTGGAAGCGGACCAACCCCGAGGCCCGGGCCCGGGCGCAGGCGACGGTCGAGCAGCTCCGCAGGTCGATCGAGCAGCTCGAGCAGCGGCTCGCCAAGGCCCAGGCCGCGGGCAACGCCAAGGAGGCCAAGGAGGCCGAGGAGGCGCTCGCCGCCCGCCGTTCCTGGCTGGTCGAGGCCGAGCGCACGCTCGCGGAGTTCTCCGGAGGCTCCGTCTGA
- a CDS encoding peptidylprolyl isomerase, with translation MATGKDRQRELARRHYERQMARRAERMAKARRRRIIGSVLGVVVVGAVVATSVVVSGSGDVTSAQTGAQASPSAAPEPKPFDPATRTCGYVADSSGQVKDVGLPPAQADPDTPRTMTLTTNHGKIEIKLEPAKAPCTVNSFVHLASKDYFDGTKCHRLTTGGLHVLQCGDPLAKADGETETDGTGGPGYRIADENLGGMEYKRGVVAMANSGPNTGGSQFFIVYGDDTNNLAPNYTPFGTVTKGMSIVDKVAKAGVKGGGGDGAPKLAVELKDVTISGKS, from the coding sequence GTGGCCACCGGCAAAGACCGCCAGAGGGAGCTCGCCCGCCGGCATTACGAGCGACAGATGGCGCGCCGAGCCGAGCGGATGGCCAAGGCCCGGCGCCGGCGGATCATCGGTTCCGTCCTCGGTGTGGTGGTCGTGGGCGCGGTCGTCGCCACCTCGGTCGTGGTCTCCGGCTCCGGTGACGTGACCAGCGCACAGACCGGCGCGCAGGCCTCCCCGTCCGCGGCTCCCGAGCCCAAGCCGTTCGATCCGGCGACCCGGACCTGCGGTTACGTCGCCGACTCGAGCGGGCAGGTGAAGGACGTCGGGCTGCCTCCGGCGCAGGCCGACCCCGACACGCCGAGGACGATGACGCTCACCACGAATCACGGCAAGATCGAGATCAAGCTGGAGCCGGCGAAGGCGCCGTGCACGGTGAACTCGTTCGTCCATCTGGCGAGCAAGGACTACTTCGACGGCACCAAGTGCCACCGGCTGACCACCGGCGGGCTGCACGTGCTCCAGTGCGGCGACCCGCTGGCGAAGGCCGACGGCGAGACCGAGACCGACGGCACCGGCGGGCCGGGCTACCGCATCGCCGACGAGAACCTCGGCGGCATGGAGTACAAGCGGGGCGTGGTGGCGATGGCGAACAGCGGCCCCAACACCGGCGGCAGCCAGTTCTTCATCGTCTATGGTGACGACACCAACAACCTTGCTCCCAACTACACGCCGTTCGGTACGGTCACGAAGGGTATGAGCATTGTGGACAAAGTCGCCAAAGCGGGCGTCAAGGGCGGCGGAGGCGACGGTGCCCCCAAGCTGGCCGTCGAACTCAAAGACGTGACAATCTCTGGCAAGAGCTGA